A region from the Benincasa hispida cultivar B227 chromosome 10, ASM972705v1, whole genome shotgun sequence genome encodes:
- the LOC120087755 gene encoding probable F-box protein At2g36090 gives MPPLSFPFHHRPSAADDDGDAIAALHSDILQTHILTRLDGPALTSAASASSRFRRLSSEDQLWRRVCSASWPSITHPKVRQAISAFPSEHQSFFSDVFPVLDCRSLRCDLDCSSSSSTSESISAVDIHYKDKLLFSKVHSIGTETNWFLCSPFRVDLIDPKDSIPSAIRRSEKYEDWLGHLEENLRVSWIVIDPNKNRAANISSREAVKVGRHWLSGDIQVQYTTVMGGDRKAGWAMEMVQCAVVVSCGEKEEGMEMNVREVSMQMLDMEGKHLNGKESLGILGEAMERGKRIRAKKGEGKLKYEEYEELKRKRKARKERIENGLDMLCIFTGISILFSFCFFIFLST, from the coding sequence atgcctcctctttcttttccctttcaCCACCGTCCCTCCGCCGCAGACGACGACGGTGACGCCATTGCCGCCCTCCACTCCGACATCCTTCAAACTCATATCCTTACCCGCCTCGACGGCCCGGCTCTGACTTCCGCCGCCTCCGCCTCTTCCCGCTTCCGCCGTCTCTCCAGCGAGGACCAACTCTGGCGCCGCGTTTGCTCCGCCTCCTGGCCGTCAATCACTCATCCGAAAGTCCGGCAGGCCATCTCCGCGTTTCCTTCCGAACACCAATCCTTCTTCTCCGACGTATTTCCAGTGCTCGATTGCCGGTCTCTCCGTTGTGACCTCGATTGTTCCTCTTCCTCCTCGACTTCCGAATCGATCTCCGCCGTGGACATTCATTACAAGGACAAACTCCTCTTCTCAAAAGTCCATTCAATCGGAACGGAAACGAATTGGTTCCTGTGTTCCCCTTTCCGAGTAGACCTAATCGATCCAAAGGATTCGATTCCATCGGCGATTAGACGAAGCGAGAAATACGAAGATTGGTTAGGGCATTTAGAAGAAAATCTAAGGGTGAGTTGGATTGTAATCGATCCGAATAAGAATCGAGCGGCGAACATCTCGAGTAGGGAGGCAGTGAAAGTGGGACGGCATTGGTTGTCGGGAGACATACAAGTGCAATACACAACGGTGATGGGAGGCGATAGGAAGGCGGGGTGGGCGATGGAGATGGTGCAGTGTGCGGTGGTGGTGAGTTGCGGGGAGAAGGAGGAAGGGATGGAGATGAATGTAAGGGAGGTGAGTATGCAGATGTTGGATATGGAAGGGAAGCATCTGAATGGGAAAGAGAGTTTGGGGATTTTGGGGGAAGCCATGGAAAGAGGGAAGAGAATTAGGGCAAAGAAAGGGGAAGGGAAACTGAAATATGAAGAGTACGAAGAattgaagaggaagaggaaagcCAGGAAAGAAAGGATTGAGAATGGTTTGGATATGCTCTGTATTTTTACTGGAATctccattcttttttctttctgcttcttcatcttcctctccaCATAG